CCGGCCCCGGCGCTGCCGGTGAAGCCGGGGTGGCCGTCGGCGTCGACCGTGACGCCCTGGAAGTACGAGACGCTCGGCGGCAGGTCCCGGCGGGTGAGGCCGTTCTTCGCCGCCGCCAGGGCGAACAGTTCGCGGCCGGCCGGCGTGGGCCCCTGGGCGGAGCCGTCGCCGTACCTGGCGGTGTTACGCGCCGCTGTGCTGGTGCCGAAGAGCGTGTCGTGCCTGCCGGAGGCATCGGCCACCGCGCTGTCAGCCACAACACTGTCGGCCACCAACGTGGCGAGCACCCGCCCCTGGTCGGAGAGCAGCAGCTGGCCCGGCGCCGTGTAGACCTGCCACTGCACCTTGACGGTGTCGGCCACGTTGAGGCGTTCGAAGGGCTGGTCGGCGTTGTAGAGCAGCACGTGTGCGCAGGCGTCGCCGGCGAGGTCGGTCAGCCGCAGTGTGGTGCCGCGGGCGAGCACCTTCTGGGCGTACCCGCCGCCGGCGACGGTCTCGGCCCAGACCAGACGGTGCGCGTCCAGCCCTGCAGGCGGCGCCGGCCAGGCCGTGGCCGGGCGCACCGGAGAAGCCTGAACGACGGTGCCCTCCTGCGCCCTGGCGTGTGCCCGGGCCCCCGAGGTCGTGGAGGTGGTGGACGATGACGCTGCTACTGCAGGCACGGTATCTGCTGGCACGGTGGCTACTCCCTGTCCGTC
This is a stretch of genomic DNA from Cryobacterium soli. It encodes these proteins:
- a CDS encoding urea amidolyase associated protein UAAP1 — encoded protein: MPAVAASSSTTSTTSGARAHARAQEGTVVQASPVRPATAWPAPPAGLDAHRLVWAETVAGGGYAQKVLARGTTLRLTDLAGDACAHVLLYNADQPFERLNVADTVKVQWQVYTAPGQLLLSDQGRVLATLVADSVVADSAVADASGRHDTLFGTSTAARNTARYGDGSAQGPTPAGRELFALAAAKNGLTRRDLPPSVSYFQGVTVDADGHPGFTGSAGAGASVTLRTEMPVIVLIANTAHPLDDRTEFVSTPLEVLAWADAPTTPDDPLWTASPEGRRAFVNTADYLAARGLK